A single window of Patescibacteria group bacterium DNA harbors:
- the murE gene encoding UDP-N-acetylmuramyl-tripeptide synthetase — protein sequence MAMKSKLKKLVPARFFDVYHLVLAYFAAWRHGFPSEKMIVIGVTGTNGKSTTANLIARILEEAGEKVGLTTTVNFRIAGQDWLNDTKMTMLGRSRLQALLARMVAAGCRYAVVETSSEGVKQHRHAAINYDAVVFTNLTPEHLESHGGFENYKRAKGELFRHLTARPVKRFGGREIVKTSVVNLNDPHAGYFLSFAAPKKIGYRAELPGRSAVAAAVDETTVATDVRVTTEGSAFSVGGAAFLLKLLGAFNVENALAAIAVTSSLGVPLATAARALAKIEVVPGRMEFIAAGQPFAVLVDYAPEPESFRKLYEAVALFPKKRIIHVLGSCGGGRDRDRRPVLGRLAAEHADIVIVTNEDPYDDDPLEIIREVAAGARAAGKRERESLFLVPERHEALRQAVDLAAPGDLVIATGKGAEQAIVGAHGARQPWDERVELRRLIARRLADGK from the coding sequence ATGGCCATGAAAAGCAAGCTGAAAAAATTGGTTCCGGCCCGTTTTTTTGACGTTTACCACCTGGTCCTGGCTTATTTCGCGGCCTGGCGCCATGGCTTCCCATCGGAGAAAATGATCGTCATCGGCGTGACCGGCACGAACGGCAAATCGACCACCGCGAATCTCATCGCCCGCATCCTCGAGGAAGCGGGGGAGAAGGTCGGTCTCACGACGACCGTCAATTTCCGCATCGCCGGCCAGGACTGGCTGAACGACACCAAGATGACCATGCTCGGGCGATCGCGCCTGCAGGCGCTCCTGGCGCGGATGGTCGCGGCCGGCTGCCGCTACGCCGTGGTCGAAACCTCTTCCGAGGGCGTCAAACAGCATCGCCACGCGGCCATCAATTATGACGCCGTCGTTTTCACGAATCTGACGCCGGAACACCTGGAGTCGCACGGCGGCTTCGAGAATTACAAGCGAGCCAAGGGCGAACTGTTCCGCCATCTGACCGCGCGGCCGGTCAAGAGATTCGGCGGCCGCGAGATCGTTAAAACTTCCGTCGTCAATCTGAACGATCCGCACGCCGGATATTTCTTGTCTTTCGCCGCGCCGAAGAAGATCGGTTATCGCGCGGAACTGCCCGGCCGCAGCGCCGTCGCCGCCGCTGTGGATGAAACAACGGTCGCGACCGATGTCCGCGTCACCACCGAAGGTTCCGCGTTCAGCGTCGGCGGCGCCGCGTTCTTGCTGAAATTGCTCGGCGCTTTCAATGTCGAGAACGCGCTCGCGGCCATCGCGGTCACGAGCAGCCTCGGCGTGCCGCTTGCGACCGCGGCCCGGGCGCTCGCCAAGATCGAGGTCGTCCCCGGACGCATGGAATTCATCGCGGCCGGCCAGCCGTTCGCCGTGCTCGTCGATTACGCCCCGGAACCGGAATCCTTCCGCAAATTATACGAAGCGGTCGCCCTGTTCCCGAAGAAGCGCATCATCCACGTGCTGGGTTCCTGCGGCGGCGGCCGCGACCGCGATCGCCGGCCGGTGCTCGGACGCCTGGCCGCGGAGCACGCCGATATTGTGATCGTCACGAACGAGGATCCGTACGACGACGACCCGCTGGAGATCATCCGCGAGGTCGCCGCCGGAGCGCGCGCGGCCGGCAAGCGAGAGAGGGAGAGTCTCTTCCTGGTTCCGGAGCGCCACGAGGCTTTGCGACAAGCTGTTGATCTAGCCGCGCCCGGCGACCTGGTCATCGCGACCGGCAAGGGCGCGGAGCAAGCCATCGTCGGCGCGCACGGCGCCAGACAACCCTGGGATGAACGCGTCGAATTGCGCCGGCTCATCGCCCGCCGGCTCGCCGACGGTAAATAA
- a CDS encoding helix-turn-helix domain-containing protein, producing MARKLPQLLKRYFCHFGKTQNNMSVKPYEAQLSKLGFSDKEARVYLASLELGPSPVQAIAQKAGVKRATTYVMIEALRDRGLVSTFEKGKKTMFVAESPERLMHILDQEGETIINKKRLLEDLMPDLVAFLRAAGDRPNILFYEGIEGLKAIHEDILRTNDKTLENIVALDDVLKVESSPDDVAVFRNSLHSKGIAIRILYSSKSKEIELPSRFSSWVVKKIPYEKMPLHGEITLYGDKVAAFSYRGKIFGTIIESKEIAQTIRVLFELAWASIK from the coding sequence ATGGCCAGAAAATTGCCACAACTTTTAAAACGTTATTTTTGTCACTTTGGGAAAACGCAAAATAATATGTCTGTGAAACCATACGAAGCACAATTGAGCAAGTTAGGTTTTTCCGATAAGGAGGCTCGGGTGTATTTAGCTAGTTTGGAGTTGGGACCCTCGCCAGTTCAGGCTATAGCACAAAAGGCCGGAGTAAAAAGAGCAACAACGTATGTAATGATTGAGGCGCTACGTGATCGCGGATTAGTTTCAACTTTTGAAAAGGGGAAGAAGACAATGTTTGTAGCAGAATCACCAGAAAGGTTGATGCACATTCTCGATCAGGAGGGAGAAACGATTATAAATAAAAAACGGCTTCTAGAAGATTTAATGCCGGATTTGGTTGCATTTCTTCGTGCCGCGGGTGATAGGCCCAACATATTATTTTATGAAGGCATCGAAGGGCTTAAGGCGATTCATGAAGACATCCTAAGGACTAACGATAAGACTTTAGAAAATATTGTCGCGCTCGATGATGTATTAAAGGTGGAATCATCGCCGGATGATGTCGCTGTATTTCGTAATAGTCTTCATAGTAAGGGTATCGCGATTAGAATCCTTTATTCGTCTAAGTCAAAAGAAATTGAGTTACCGTCCAGGTTCTCATCTTGGGTGGTAAAAAAGATCCCGTACGAAAAAATGCCGCTACATGGTGAGATTACACTTTATGGTGATAAGGTCGCGGCATTTTCCTATAGAGGAAAGATTTTTGGGACTATTATCGAAAGTAAGGAAATCGCACAGACTATAAGAGTTTTGTTTGAGTTGGCATGGGCGTCCATAAAATAA
- a CDS encoding PH domain-containing protein has product MSLLKAVKLKEGEIVVMILRHFPLVYAPRVLAGLLLVSAPFFFMVPLFAMRGFGVPWGLFIFAASVLAGLLHSLKTFVVWYWNAFIITNLRVIDVDQRGFFERTVSEAAYDKVQDVSYKIKGFWGTLLNYGTLIIQTAGTTSNLELEYARDPKEVQHLLSEILAARLAVPAGARNEKVSALLEAAASLTDIEAKAFLVELKGAVNNKEPRSEAVDQADVEKLMKDDSAQD; this is encoded by the coding sequence ATGTCGCTGCTCAAAGCCGTCAAACTGAAAGAGGGGGAGATCGTCGTGATGATCCTGCGTCATTTTCCGCTGGTCTACGCGCCGCGGGTCCTGGCTGGCCTTTTGCTCGTGTCCGCGCCGTTCTTTTTCATGGTGCCGCTCTTCGCCATGCGAGGCTTCGGCGTGCCGTGGGGGCTGTTCATTTTCGCCGCCTCCGTGCTGGCCGGCCTGCTCCACTCTTTGAAGACCTTTGTCGTCTGGTATTGGAACGCTTTCATCATCACCAATCTGCGCGTCATCGACGTCGACCAGCGCGGTTTTTTCGAGCGCACCGTTTCGGAGGCGGCGTATGACAAGGTCCAGGACGTTTCGTATAAGATCAAGGGATTCTGGGGGACGCTCCTGAATTACGGCACGCTGATCATCCAGACCGCCGGCACCACTTCGAACCTGGAGTTGGAGTACGCGCGCGATCCCAAAGAGGTGCAGCACCTGCTCTCCGAGATCTTGGCCGCGCGACTGGCGGTGCCGGCTGGCGCTCGCAACGAGAAAGTCTCGGCGCTGCTTGAGGCGGCGGCGAGCCTGACGGATATCGAGGCCAAGGCCTTCCTAGTCGAACTCAAAGGAGCGGTAAACAACAAGGAGCCGAGGTCGGAGGCGGTCGATCAGGCCGACGTCGAGAAACTGATGAAGGATGATTCGGCGCAGGATTGA
- a CDS encoding septum formation initiator family protein has protein sequence MDQHQKANGSFLGRRRILAANLVLLFLVAWGFAGELARNNAMKRDVARLEEQARKLEDENFDIAKLGQKFAAADVLEREARLNLGLQKPGESVIIIKETTPPPPAQPPEATGSAESRPRESNALKWWRYFFHQKP, from the coding sequence ATGGACCAGCATCAGAAGGCCAACGGCAGTTTTCTGGGCCGCCGCCGCATTCTCGCGGCCAATCTGGTCTTGTTGTTTCTGGTTGCCTGGGGATTTGCCGGCGAGCTGGCGCGTAATAACGCCATGAAGCGGGATGTCGCCCGTCTGGAGGAACAGGCGCGGAAGCTGGAAGATGAGAACTTCGACATCGCCAAGCTGGGCCAGAAGTTCGCCGCGGCCGACGTTCTGGAGCGCGAGGCCAGGCTCAATCTTGGTTTGCAGAAGCCTGGGGAATCAGTTATCATCATCAAGGAAACTACGCCGCCGCCGCCGGCTCAGCCGCCGGAGGCAACCGGGTCCGCAGAGTCCCGGCCGCGCGAGTCGAACGCGCTGAAATGGTGGCGATATTTTTTTCATCAGAAACCATAA
- a CDS encoding helix-turn-helix domain-containing protein, whose product MKEQLEKDLQQIGLSEKEAKVYLASLELGPSTAQTIAAKATVNRPTTYVMIESLIKRGLMSSFQKGKKRFFSASSPRQMGYIIQQEKNELKRKEQIIEDISKQLSSVIDPKSSMPTVQVFEGIAGIQAAQSDILQTAANELFELTSMDESRQILPLIYENDIRRKILDKYKIKSLYSSKLGSTEVKHKNVDSRMLSDKQKVACDVIIYGTKVLLISYDGSASCVLLNGQKIATTFKTLFLSLWENAK is encoded by the coding sequence ATGAAAGAACAACTGGAAAAGGACCTGCAACAGATCGGTCTGTCGGAAAAAGAGGCCAAGGTCTACCTGGCGTCTTTGGAGCTCGGTCCGTCGACCGCGCAGACCATCGCCGCCAAGGCCACAGTCAACCGCCCGACCACTTACGTGATGATCGAGTCGCTCATCAAACGCGGCCTCATGAGCTCGTTCCAGAAAGGGAAGAAGAGGTTTTTTTCTGCTTCTAGTCCTCGACAAATGGGATATATTATTCAGCAAGAAAAAAATGAGCTCAAAAGAAAGGAACAAATAATTGAGGATATTTCAAAACAATTGAGCAGTGTAATCGATCCGAAGTCATCAATGCCCACCGTGCAAGTTTTTGAGGGTATTGCCGGTATTCAAGCGGCACAGAGCGATATTTTACAAACAGCTGCCAATGAATTGTTTGAATTGACGTCCATGGATGAGTCTAGACAAATTTTGCCTCTTATTTACGAGAACGATATACGTCGAAAGATATTAGATAAATATAAAATAAAATCTTTATATTCGAGCAAGTTGGGCTCGACCGAGGTAAAACATAAAAATGTCGATTCGAGAATGTTAAGCGATAAGCAAAAAGTCGCGTGTGACGTAATTATCTACGGAACCAAAGTTTTATTGATATCTTACGATGGAAGCGCAAGCTGCGTATTATTGAATGGCCAGAAAATTGCCACAACTTTTAAAACGTTATTTTTGTCACTTTGGGAAAACGCAAAATAA